DNA from Sulfodiicoccus acidiphilus:
TAGGCCAGACTTCAGTGCAGAAGACTTCTGCGCACACGGCTACCTCTTCTCAGAAAAAGAGAACAACGGCAAAAGGGTCACCCTCCTCTCTCTATACGGTCTAATAGTCAGATTCACTACGGACGATGGTCTGATATCCTCAGGCAAGTTCTCTATGATGGATCACGTCTACCTATGTGTGAGGCCCTCCGCTTGACTGTCACAGGGGAGACTCGAAAACACGAAGATCAACTACACTTTTTCAGCGGAAAAACGATTCCTGCACACCTGCGTTACTTATTACAAGGACGTCGACACCGTCTCCCGATAGGACGTCCCTTTCTATAGAGGCCTTAACGCTCTTCAACGCTAAGTTCTTTCCCTCCTCTATCGACATCTCCTTTCTGAACTCCGTCTCCAAGACGCCTATTGCGACCTTGGCTCCAGAACCCACTGCGGCGAAGTTGTCCTCTATCAGTGAGCCTAACGGATCCAATATAAATAATTGCGGGCCGTGGGCGTCGACTCCGCCGAAGATAGTCTCGGAGATGAAAGGTGTGTACTTGTACTGGTAAAGGAGAGTTGAGAGGAGCTTTGCAGCCGCCTTCACTGAGATAGATGAACCATTGTAGAGTTCGTAGTACTTCATTTCGACCTCCATTATCCTCTCGAGGGCTTGGAGGTCCCCGAACAGTCCTACTCCCGCTATCCCGAAGCGTCCCAACTTATTGACCTTCTTGGCTGCCTTGCTTATTACGTAACCCCCGTAACTCAACCTCCTCTCTGCGGCGAGAACTACCGCGTCCTTCAGGGCCATTCCGACCGCAGTTGCAGGTAACTCCTCCATAACTAATCTAAGCTACCTACTGTTGTTGTGGTTATAAAAATCGCCGTAGATTTCTCCTACTGAAAGGGGCCTCGAGGAATCATACTACTCCTCACCCAGTTATCCTGTCGTTTTAGCGACGTCGACCCCTTAGATCGTTCTCGGACTAGGGCCACGAAAACTGAAAGCCTTGCCCTTCCAGTTGGACGATAATTGAAATATCCCTCTATCTTGATTTTCGATCCTATGGTGACTAACAATGTTAGCGATCACCCCTCCTCTAAGTAGTGGAAGAGGTAGGCGGCTATCCAGAGGAGGGCGCCCGCTAGACCGAAGTCGGCGTAGAAACCTACGTAGTGGGATAGATAGCCCGAGGCGAGGGATCCCACGAACAGCGCCGAGCCTGTCATGGTGCTGTAGACTCCTAGTCCTCTCCCGTGACTTCTTTCGCCCACTACCTTGAATACCAACGTGTTGGATGAGGCGTAGTAGATCGCGAACGCTACACCCGCGGCGAGGGGATAGAGTGTCACCCCGGCTATTAGGACGGGAAGTCCAGCTGCTGCCATTGTCACCATTGCCAATCCGACATAGGAGGCACCTCTCAATATTAGGGAGAGGGAAGCGGCCTTCTGTTCCCCCAACCTCTCCACCGCCCAGCCTGTTCTAGCGAAGCTGAGACTTTGCACCGTCATCCCCACCGTAACCACGGCCAGGACCTCAGCTTTGCTCAGTCCCCTCTGGTACAGGGAAACGGGGTAAACAGTGTTGAAGAGTCCACTAGATAAGTAGAAAAGGAATATAGCTATGTAGAGAAGTGGAACGAAGTTAATCGGTTTGGTCCTCAGTCTGGAAAGCCTGAACATCTTGAAGTGACTAGGGTCTGGTAAGTGCAGAAAGAAGAGAGGGAACATCTTGAGTCTGGTCAGGAAGGACTCTTTGTGGTGCACTAGGGCCACTCTCTCTAACCTGACTTGCGGCCTTGGCAGTAGTCTGAAACCCGCTACCGTGGACCCCAACACCACGGCCCCCAGCCCTTGGACTATGTAGGGTACCCTCAAGTACAGTACCCCCACCGACGAGACCAGGAGACCTGTAAGGACTCCCAGAGAGGAAAGCATAGATAACTTCGAGAATCCAGCCGCCCACTTGGGCTTCTCGTGAGTTTCCATTACGAGCAAGTTGAAAGGGGTGTTGGGTGCTACCGTCACGAACGTTATTGTGCCGTAGAGGGCGGCAAGGGCTGGTATGGAGTTCACGAAGGGGAACGTCACTAGCGACGCAGCGGTAGCCCCGTAACTGAGAAGGACGATCTTCCTTCTGTCGAACCTGTCCGCAGCCATCCCCCAGACAAGGGCCGC
Protein-coding regions in this window:
- the psmB gene encoding archaeal proteasome endopeptidase complex subunit beta, which codes for MEELPATAVGMALKDAVVLAAERRLSYGGYVISKAAKKVNKLGRFGIAGVGLFGDLQALERIMEVEMKYYELYNGSSISVKAAAKLLSTLLYQYKYTPFISETIFGGVDAHGPQLFILDPLGSLIEDNFAAVGSGAKVAIGVLETEFRKEMSIEEGKNLALKSVKASIERDVLSGDGVDVLVISNAGVQESFFR
- a CDS encoding MFS transporter, whose amino-acid sequence is MKRTTAGWMWMTFPLNVALGPLSTLVTLEVLGLGGNAIDVAYVITLGNFATIPAALVWGMAADRFDRRKIVLLSYGATAASLVTFPFVNSIPALAALYGTITFVTVAPNTPFNLLVMETHEKPKWAAGFSKLSMLSSLGVLTGLLVSSVGVLYLRVPYIVQGLGAVVLGSTVAGFRLLPRPQVRLERVALVHHKESFLTRLKMFPLFFLHLPDPSHFKMFRLSRLRTKPINFVPLLYIAIFLFYLSSGLFNTVYPVSLYQRGLSKAEVLAVVTVGMTVQSLSFARTGWAVERLGEQKAASLSLILRGASYVGLAMVTMAAAGLPVLIAGVTLYPLAAGVAFAIYYASSNTLVFKVVGERSHGRGLGVYSTMTGSALFVGSLASGYLSHYVGFYADFGLAGALLWIAAYLFHYLEEG
- a CDS encoding DNA-directed RNA polymerase subunit G — encoded protein: MSVSQQGSLKLSGAVVDKKPGQIPGAWIARVESQGTTVELDVLREFDLFREGSKVVVELSKSRPDFSAEDFCAHGYLFSEKENNGKRVTLLSLYGLIVRFTTDDGLISSGKFSMMDHVYLCVRPSA